The proteins below are encoded in one region of Belonocnema kinseyi isolate 2016_QV_RU_SX_M_011 chromosome 5, B_treatae_v1, whole genome shotgun sequence:
- the LOC117172647 gene encoding protein CLP1 homolog isoform X1: MEDLKREYKLEGDFELRFEVGSRSGKVTLELKSGLAEVFGTDLVKNQKYDFFPGSNIAVFSWQGCTLELEGTPHLAYIGRETPMPIYLNCHAVLERVRELSEKEDSKGPVAMVVGPCDVGKSTICRLLANYALRMSRTPFYVNLDVGQVEFAVPGTLGALLLNTPTSVEEGFSQEDGPLVFHFGYDSPERNDTLYKHLITRVAEVCNDRMKTNQKAKHSGIIINTCGWTQKEGFRVLAHVAQAFEINAILVINDEKLYNDLHREMPHFVQVVLLPKSAGVVKRDQTRRAEVRNSSIHKYFYGIPSSPLHPCKIKVKFDDVSIYKIGAPSFSSTSSSLSTRSTNMTKLVPLRPIPEMRNHLLSVSFANSDEDDIVQSNVAGFLHVQDVNMQEKILTLLSPQPELKPNSILLLSEVKHCELH; the protein is encoded by the exons ATGGAAGATCTGAAGCGTGAGTATAAACTTGAAGGTGATTTTGAATTACGTTTTGAAGTAGGATCAAGAAGCGGAAAAGTTACTTTAGAG ttaaaatctggTTTAGCAGAAGTTTTTGGAACCGATCTTGTAAAAAACCAAAAGTACGACTTTTTCCCCGGATCAAATATCGCAGTTTTTAGCTGGCAGGGATGCACCCTCGAACTCGAGGGCACCCCACATCTAGCATACATTGGCAGAGAAACTCCGAtgccaatttatttgaattgccATGCAGTTTTAGAACGCGTACGCGAGTTGTCCGAGAAAGAAGATTCAAAAGGTCCAGTGGCGATGGTCGTCGGTCCGTGTGACGTAGGAAAATCGACAATCTGTCGACTACTAGCAAATTATGCTTTGCGAATGAGCCGAACACCATTTTATGTGAACCTCGACGTGGGTCAAGTCGAGTTCGCAGTTCCTGGAACCTTAGGAGCATTATTGCTAAACACACCAACGAGTGTCGAGGAAGGATTCAGTCAAGAGGATGGACCTCTCGTTTTTCATTTTGGTTACGATTCTCCTGAGCGAAACGATACTCTATACAAACACTTGATCACAAGGGTAGCTGAAGTCTGCAATGACCGCATGAAAACCAACCAAAAAGCAAAACACTCTGGGATTATTATCAACACCTGCGGCTGGACACAGAAGGAAGGATTTAGGGTATTGGCTCATGTAGCTCAGGCTTTTGAAATAAACGCAATCCTTGTAATTAATGATGAGAAACTTTACAACGATTTACATAGGGAAATGCCTCATTTCGTTCAG GTAGTTCTTTTGCCGAAAAGCGCAGGTGTTGTCAAGAGAGACCAAACCCGAAGAGCCGAAGTAAGAAATTCTTCGATCCACAAATACTTTTACGGAATTCCGAGCTCACCATTGCACCCGTGCAAGATCAAAGTTAAATTTGACGATGTATCTATCTATAAAATTGGAGCTCCTTCCTTTTCTTCTACTAGCTCGTCACTAAGCACCAGATCAACAAACATGACGAAATTGGTTCCTCTTCGACCTATACCTGAGATGAGAAACCACTTGCTTTCTGTATCCTTTGCTAATTCTGATGAAGATGACATCGTGCAGTCGAACGTTGCTGGATTTTTACATGt
- the LOC117172647 gene encoding protein CLP1 homolog isoform X2: MLKSGLAEVFGTDLVKNQKYDFFPGSNIAVFSWQGCTLELEGTPHLAYIGRETPMPIYLNCHAVLERVRELSEKEDSKGPVAMVVGPCDVGKSTICRLLANYALRMSRTPFYVNLDVGQVEFAVPGTLGALLLNTPTSVEEGFSQEDGPLVFHFGYDSPERNDTLYKHLITRVAEVCNDRMKTNQKAKHSGIIINTCGWTQKEGFRVLAHVAQAFEINAILVINDEKLYNDLHREMPHFVQVVLLPKSAGVVKRDQTRRAEVRNSSIHKYFYGIPSSPLHPCKIKVKFDDVSIYKIGAPSFSSTSSSLSTRSTNMTKLVPLRPIPEMRNHLLSVSFANSDEDDIVQSNVAGFLHVQDVNMQEKILTLLSPQPELKPNSILLLSEVKHCELH, translated from the exons atg ttaaaatctggTTTAGCAGAAGTTTTTGGAACCGATCTTGTAAAAAACCAAAAGTACGACTTTTTCCCCGGATCAAATATCGCAGTTTTTAGCTGGCAGGGATGCACCCTCGAACTCGAGGGCACCCCACATCTAGCATACATTGGCAGAGAAACTCCGAtgccaatttatttgaattgccATGCAGTTTTAGAACGCGTACGCGAGTTGTCCGAGAAAGAAGATTCAAAAGGTCCAGTGGCGATGGTCGTCGGTCCGTGTGACGTAGGAAAATCGACAATCTGTCGACTACTAGCAAATTATGCTTTGCGAATGAGCCGAACACCATTTTATGTGAACCTCGACGTGGGTCAAGTCGAGTTCGCAGTTCCTGGAACCTTAGGAGCATTATTGCTAAACACACCAACGAGTGTCGAGGAAGGATTCAGTCAAGAGGATGGACCTCTCGTTTTTCATTTTGGTTACGATTCTCCTGAGCGAAACGATACTCTATACAAACACTTGATCACAAGGGTAGCTGAAGTCTGCAATGACCGCATGAAAACCAACCAAAAAGCAAAACACTCTGGGATTATTATCAACACCTGCGGCTGGACACAGAAGGAAGGATTTAGGGTATTGGCTCATGTAGCTCAGGCTTTTGAAATAAACGCAATCCTTGTAATTAATGATGAGAAACTTTACAACGATTTACATAGGGAAATGCCTCATTTCGTTCAG GTAGTTCTTTTGCCGAAAAGCGCAGGTGTTGTCAAGAGAGACCAAACCCGAAGAGCCGAAGTAAGAAATTCTTCGATCCACAAATACTTTTACGGAATTCCGAGCTCACCATTGCACCCGTGCAAGATCAAAGTTAAATTTGACGATGTATCTATCTATAAAATTGGAGCTCCTTCCTTTTCTTCTACTAGCTCGTCACTAAGCACCAGATCAACAAACATGACGAAATTGGTTCCTCTTCGACCTATACCTGAGATGAGAAACCACTTGCTTTCTGTATCCTTTGCTAATTCTGATGAAGATGACATCGTGCAGTCGAACGTTGCTGGATTTTTACATGt